Below is a window of Leptospiraceae bacterium DNA.
ACTTGAAAATTTCTTTCCAAAAGGTTTGGCGAAATTCTATTCTCATGATTCGAATCTGTCGTTGATGGTTTAAATCCAGCCTTTATTTTACTGCTTATTTTCGCTACCTTCATAAGTCTAGATACTACACGAACATCGCACTTTATTCCTTTTTCAAATAGACCTTGCTGAATTCTTTCTGCTCCATAAGTTTCTTTAGACTCTGCATGAATTTGCACGATCCAAGAAATTAAAAAACGATGATACTGTTTTCTTTTACTCTCTTGCCTATTTAACCAACTATAAAAACCGCTTCTTGAGACTTCTAAAGCTTCGCACATTTTTACCACATCAAAAACTTCTCTATTTTCTTTTATGAAAAAACTTATTTATTTTTGTTGAGGGTCTCTCGTAAAAATGCCTATTGACTTTTTAAAATTAAATTCTCGTCTTCTAATCTTTGAATGAGTTTATCTTTCTCTTTCAGTTCCTTTTCATAGTCCCTTTTCTTGGGCTTTTCTTTTGGTTTATTTACAGCTTCATTCATATGTTTCTCAATCCAACTTTTCAGCGTACATACGGGTATTCCTAAATCCCGCGCTGTCTTCTTTTTATTTTTCTCATTTGCAATGTAAAGTCTTACTGACTCTAATTTAAATTCTTTTGTATATACTCTCAACTTGGTCTCCTTTTGGAAACCTAAAATCGTGTCCACTTTT
It encodes the following:
- a CDS encoding transposase, which translates into the protein MRVYTKEFKLESVRLYIANEKNKKKTARDLGIPVCTLKSWIEKHMNEAVNKPKEKPKKRDYEKELKEKDKLIQRLEDENLILKSQ